One Bacillus sp. 1780r2a1 DNA segment encodes these proteins:
- a CDS encoding DUF1048 domain-containing protein, with amino-acid sequence MNFFEKIIGSLDEKREWRAMESRAKALPTEYRNAYKAIQKYMWTAGGGPTDWEGNRRIFGGIIDLFEEGAAEGKRVTDLTGKDVAAFCDDLVHDEQTWKDKYRKKLNDTISRGE; translated from the coding sequence ATGAATTTCTTTGAGAAAATTATTGGAAGTTTGGATGAAAAAAGGGAATGGAGAGCAATGGAATCTCGTGCAAAAGCACTTCCAACTGAGTATCGAAACGCTTATAAAGCTATTCAAAAATACATGTGGACAGCTGGTGGGGGTCCGACAGATTGGGAAGGAAACCGACGTATCTTTGGCGGGATTATCGACCTTTTTGAAGAAGGAGCAGCAGAAGGAAAAAGAGTAACGGATCTAACAGGCAAGGACGTAGCTGCTTTTTGTGATGATCTTGTTCATGATGAGCAAACGTGGAAGGATAAATACCGAAAAAAGTTGAACGATACCATTAGCCGTGGTGAATAA
- a CDS encoding PadR family transcriptional regulator, with protein sequence MENITEMLKGVLEGCVLEIISRGETYGYEITQHLRQLGFTDVVEGTVYTITMRLEKNKLVDIEKKPSTMGPPRKFYTLNEEGQKRLEEFWAKWDFVSSRMTELRARSIKGGK encoded by the coding sequence TTGGAAAATATCACAGAAATGCTAAAAGGGGTGCTTGAAGGCTGTGTCCTTGAAATTATCAGCCGAGGCGAAACATACGGGTATGAAATTACGCAGCACTTGCGTCAGCTTGGCTTCACTGATGTAGTCGAAGGGACAGTATATACCATTACGATGCGGCTTGAAAAAAATAAGCTGGTGGATATTGAGAAAAAACCGTCCACTATGGGACCACCTCGAAAATTTTATACACTCAATGAAGAGGGACAGAAGCGACTTGAAGAATTTTGGGCGAAATGGGACTTCGTATCGAGCAGAATGACTGAATTAAGAGCAAGAAGCATAAAAGGAGGTAAGTAA
- a CDS encoding GNAT family N-acetyltransferase, translating into MRKYELKNSAPTLEEYKYLCEAVGWTNYMNFEVVKTSLTNSIHCIIAYDHEQIIGMGRIVGDGAIYFYIQDIVVHPDYQNKGIAKDIMNLLFSYLKQNAPDKAFIGLFASQGKESFYEKYDFKNYSPSMTGMFTVISKEK; encoded by the coding sequence GTGAGAAAGTATGAGTTGAAAAATAGCGCTCCAACATTGGAAGAATACAAATATTTGTGTGAGGCTGTAGGGTGGACTAATTATATGAACTTTGAGGTAGTGAAAACTTCTTTAACAAATTCTATTCACTGCATTATAGCCTACGACCATGAACAAATTATAGGCATGGGACGAATTGTTGGTGACGGTGCTATCTACTTTTATATTCAAGATATAGTGGTTCATCCAGATTACCAGAATAAAGGAATCGCCAAAGATATTATGAACCTATTGTTTAGCTATTTAAAACAGAATGCTCCGGATAAAGCATTTATCGGTTTATTTGCATCACAAGGTAAAGAAAGTTTTTACGAAAAATACGATTTCAAAAACTACTCTCCAAGCATGACCGGGATGTTTACGGTCATTTCAAAAGAAAAATAG
- a CDS encoding aminopeptidase has product MLNFERNIEKYAELAVKVGVNIQPGQVLHISADVASASFVREIAKKAYEAGAKSVDVDFKDDYLVRLKYEKAADEVFEEFPAWRVQEREALVENGGAVLSVISSSPDLLKGVDGKRIATFQRVSGQAMKKFREAIQSDKISWSIVAVPSKEWAAKVFPDAPEDQQEEKLWEAIFKAVRVDQENPVAAWTKHNDNLHEKVDILNEKHFAKLHYKAPGTDLTIELPEKHIWVGAGSVNEKGHDFMANMPTEEVFTVPKKDGVNGQVTSTKPLSYAGNLIENFTLTFENGKITGVKAEHGEETLKQLIDTDEGAKYLGEVALVPHNSPISQSDIIFYNTLFDENASNHLAIGSAYSFCLEGGKKMSKDELAENGANDSITHVDFMIGSAEMDIDGIKADGTSEPVFRKGNWAF; this is encoded by the coding sequence ATGTTAAATTTTGAACGTAATATTGAAAAATACGCTGAGCTAGCGGTTAAGGTTGGCGTTAATATTCAACCAGGGCAAGTTTTACATATTTCTGCTGACGTTGCTTCAGCATCGTTCGTACGTGAAATTGCTAAAAAAGCGTACGAAGCTGGTGCAAAATCAGTAGACGTTGATTTTAAAGATGACTATCTTGTTCGCTTAAAGTATGAAAAAGCAGCTGATGAAGTTTTTGAAGAATTTCCAGCATGGCGAGTTCAAGAACGCGAAGCACTTGTAGAAAACGGTGGAGCGGTTTTATCCGTTATTTCAAGCAGTCCAGATCTATTAAAAGGCGTTGATGGGAAGCGTATTGCAACGTTCCAACGCGTGAGTGGTCAAGCGATGAAAAAGTTCAGAGAAGCTATTCAGTCTGACAAAATTAGCTGGTCAATTGTAGCAGTACCATCAAAAGAATGGGCAGCAAAGGTATTCCCAGACGCACCCGAAGATCAGCAAGAAGAAAAGCTATGGGAAGCTATTTTTAAAGCAGTACGTGTGGATCAAGAAAACCCAGTAGCAGCTTGGACAAAGCATAACGATAATCTACATGAAAAAGTAGATATTCTAAACGAAAAGCACTTTGCAAAATTACACTATAAAGCACCGGGTACAGATTTAACAATTGAGCTACCTGAAAAGCACATTTGGGTAGGTGCAGGCAGCGTAAACGAAAAGGGACATGACTTTATGGCAAATATGCCGACAGAAGAAGTATTCACTGTTCCAAAAAAAGACGGCGTGAACGGTCAAGTGACAAGCACAAAGCCACTGAGCTATGCAGGTAATCTTATTGAGAACTTTACCCTCACGTTTGAGAACGGTAAAATTACAGGTGTTAAAGCAGAGCACGGAGAAGAAACGCTTAAACAGCTTATTGATACAGATGAAGGAGCAAAATATCTAGGTGAAGTAGCGCTAGTGCCACATAACTCACCAATTTCGCAATCAGATATTATCTTCTACAACACATTGTTTGATGAAAATGCATCCAACCATCTGGCAATCGGCAGTGCTTATTCCTTCTGCTTAGAAGGCGGGAAAAAGATGTCAAAAGACGAACTAGCTGAAAATGGAGCAAACGACAGCATCACCCACGTTGACTTCATGATTGGCTCAGCTGAAATGGACATCGACGGCATCAAAGCCGACGGTACAAGCGAGCCTGTGTTTAGAAAAGGGAACTGGGCGTTTTAA
- a CDS encoding AmiS/UreI family transporter — protein MDSIGLLLSGAALFLNGLMLLGKANDKNVGVFNLFVGVFQMIAPFYLIIVSDQTNWVLYEKAAIFLFGLTYLYVGVTVIKGMEGTGLGYYSLWVSILALVYMTIAFTRYGDVVNGLTWLLWAFLWFLFYFINTQERDITEYVGKVAVVQSWVTLTIPALFNLTGVWGAEGLYYMWIAVLSASILYFIYLGYKLFFNERRVLMK, from the coding sequence ATGGACAGCATTGGATTATTACTATCAGGAGCCGCGCTTTTTTTAAACGGACTGATGCTTTTAGGAAAAGCAAACGACAAAAACGTCGGGGTTTTTAACCTGTTTGTCGGCGTCTTTCAAATGATTGCGCCGTTTTATTTAATTATTGTTTCAGATCAAACAAACTGGGTGCTTTACGAAAAAGCCGCTATTTTCTTATTTGGCTTAACGTATTTGTACGTTGGTGTAACCGTTATCAAAGGAATGGAAGGTACAGGCCTTGGCTATTATTCGCTTTGGGTATCGATTTTAGCGCTTGTTTATATGACAATCGCCTTTACAAGGTATGGCGACGTTGTAAACGGCTTAACTTGGTTGCTGTGGGCATTTCTTTGGTTTTTATTTTACTTTATCAACACGCAGGAGCGAGATATTACAGAATATGTGGGAAAAGTTGCCGTTGTTCAGTCGTGGGTTACGCTTACGATCCCGGCACTCTTCAACTTAACAGGCGTATGGGGAGCAGAAGGTCTCTATTACATGTGGATTGCTGTGCTTTCGGCTTCTATTTTATATTTTATCTACCTAGGCTATAAGCTCTTCTTTAACGAGCGACGCGTGCTCATGAAATAA
- a CDS encoding NupC/NupG family nucleoside CNT transporter, translating into MQYLIGILGLLIVFGLAFLASNNKKGIKYKPILIMVVLQLLLSMLLLNTKFGFIIIDAIATTFNKLLEYAAEGIEFVFGGLANEGTAPFFLTVLLPIVFISVLIGILQHFKILPFIMKGIGLVLSKINGMGRLESYNAVASAIVGQSEVFITVKKQLDKLPPNRLYTLCASAMSTVSMSIVGAYMTMIEPKYVVTAIVINLFGGFIIASIINPYTVSADEDILEVQDEEKQTFFEMIGEYIMDGFKVAIIVGAMLIGFVALIAAINNVFEMVIGISFQEILGYVFAPFAFIMGIPGSEVVAAGGIMATKLVTNEFVAMMNLADMSGQFSERTLGIVSVFLVSFANFSSIGIISGAVKGLSEKQGNTVARFGLRLLYGATLVSVLSAIIVSFIL; encoded by the coding sequence ATGCAATACTTAATTGGAATACTAGGGTTATTAATTGTGTTTGGTTTAGCATTTTTAGCAAGTAACAATAAAAAAGGGATTAAGTATAAGCCAATCCTTATTATGGTTGTACTTCAGCTACTACTTTCAATGCTTCTATTAAACACAAAGTTTGGTTTTATCATCATTGATGCCATTGCAACAACGTTTAATAAATTATTGGAATATGCTGCTGAAGGAATTGAATTTGTATTTGGTGGCTTAGCGAACGAAGGAACGGCGCCATTTTTCTTAACGGTTCTGCTTCCAATCGTATTTATCTCGGTATTAATTGGGATTCTACAGCACTTTAAGATTTTACCTTTTATCATGAAAGGTATTGGTCTTGTGTTAAGTAAAATTAATGGGATGGGAAGATTGGAATCTTACAATGCAGTAGCTTCTGCCATTGTAGGTCAATCAGAGGTTTTTATCACAGTAAAGAAACAGCTGGATAAATTACCACCAAACCGCTTATATACGTTATGTGCGTCCGCAATGTCAACGGTGTCCATGTCAATTGTTGGTGCTTATATGACGATGATTGAGCCGAAATACGTAGTAACAGCAATCGTTATCAACTTATTTGGTGGTTTTATCATCGCGTCCATTATTAATCCGTATACAGTAAGCGCAGATGAAGATATTTTAGAAGTGCAAGATGAAGAAAAACAAACGTTCTTTGAAATGATTGGCGAATATATCATGGATGGATTTAAAGTAGCCATCATTGTAGGAGCAATGCTTATTGGCTTCGTTGCCCTAATCGCAGCCATTAACAACGTTTTTGAAATGGTAATCGGAATTTCATTCCAAGAAATTCTTGGCTATGTGTTCGCACCATTTGCGTTTATTATGGGTATTCCAGGTTCAGAAGTGGTAGCTGCTGGTGGAATTATGGCAACAAAGCTTGTAACGAACGAGTTTGTAGCAATGATGAACTTAGCAGATATGTCTGGACAGTTTAGTGAGCGTACGCTAGGGATTGTCTCAGTATTCTTAGTATCATTCGCAAACTTCTCTTCAATCGGTATTATTTCTGGAGCTGTTAAAGGCTTAAGTGAAAAACAAGGAAACACGGTGGCTCGCTTTGGTTTACGCTTATTGTACGGTGCAACGTTAGTAAGTGTATTATCAGCTATTATTGTAAGCTTTATTTTATAA
- a CDS encoding cytidine deaminase, translating into MEPKKLIEEAIVASKQAYVQYSNFHVGAALLTKDGKLYHGCNIENASYGLTNCAERTAIFKAVSEGEKEFQAIAVVGDTEGPISPCGACRQVLAEFFSPDTVVILANLKGDHVVTNINELLPGFFSSKDLQKK; encoded by the coding sequence ATGGAACCGAAAAAATTAATTGAAGAAGCAATCGTCGCAAGTAAGCAAGCATATGTTCAATATTCAAATTTTCATGTAGGTGCAGCTCTTTTAACAAAGGACGGAAAACTATATCACGGATGTAATATCGAAAACGCTTCCTATGGTTTAACAAACTGCGCAGAGCGCACGGCGATTTTTAAAGCTGTTTCAGAAGGTGAAAAAGAGTTTCAAGCAATCGCAGTTGTTGGAGATACAGAAGGACCGATCTCTCCATGTGGAGCTTGTCGTCAGGTTTTAGCTGAGTTCTTTTCACCAGACACAGTCGTGATTTTAGCTAATTTAAAGGGCGATCACGTTGTGACGAATATTAATGAGTTGTTACCAGGGTTCTTTTCATCAAAAGATTTACAAAAAAAGTAA
- the deoC gene encoding deoxyribose-phosphate aldolase has protein sequence MSNEITKMIDHTLLKANATEEQITVLAQEAKEYSFASVCVNPTWVKKAAELLRDAQAVKVCTVIGFPLGANTPEVKAFETTNAIENGADEVDMVINIGALKDKNYELVERDIKAVVDAAKGKALVKVIIETCLLTDEEKVKACELSVKAGADFVKTSTGFSTGGATVEDIALMRKTVGPDLGVKASGGVRGLEDAKAMIEAGATRIGASSGVSIAKGEISNSSY, from the coding sequence ATGAGCAACGAAATTACAAAAATGATTGACCACACTTTATTAAAAGCTAACGCAACAGAAGAGCAAATTACAGTACTTGCACAAGAAGCAAAAGAGTATTCATTTGCATCAGTATGTGTGAATCCAACGTGGGTTAAAAAAGCTGCTGAGTTATTACGCGATGCACAAGCAGTAAAAGTATGTACAGTAATTGGTTTCCCACTAGGAGCAAACACACCAGAAGTAAAAGCATTCGAAACAACAAATGCAATTGAAAACGGTGCAGACGAAGTTGATATGGTTATTAATATCGGTGCGTTAAAAGACAAAAACTACGAGCTAGTAGAGCGCGATATTAAAGCTGTTGTTGATGCTGCAAAAGGCAAAGCATTAGTGAAAGTAATCATTGAAACATGTCTATTAACAGATGAAGAAAAAGTAAAAGCTTGTGAACTATCTGTTAAAGCAGGTGCAGACTTTGTTAAAACATCTACTGGATTTTCAACAGGTGGCGCAACGGTTGAAGACATCGCGTTAATGAGAAAAACAGTTGGACCAGACCTTGGCGTAAAAGCATCTGGTGGGGTACGAGGATTAGAAGACGCTAAAGCGATGATTGAAGCAGGTGCTACGCGTATTGGGGCAAGCTCTGGCGTATCAATTGCTAAGGGCGAAATTAGCAACAGCTCATACTAA
- a CDS encoding pyrimidine-nucleoside phosphorylase, which produces MRVVDLIEKKRNGLELTKSEIDFIISEYTNGNLPDYQMSALAMAIYFQDMTQEERVHLTTAMVNSGDQIDLSDIEGIKVDKHSTGGVGDTTTLVLGPLVAAVGVPVAKMSGRGLGHTGGTIDKLEAVPGFHVEITNDEFIRLVNTNKLAVIGQSGDLTPADKSLYALRDVTATVDSIPLIASSIMSKKIAAGADAICLDVKTGNGAFMKDLKDAEALAQAMVEIGKGVGRNTKAIISDMSQPLGFAVGNALEVKEAIDTLKGEGPEDLTELCLTLGSHMVMLAKKASSLEEARALLIEVIDNGQALATFKTFLEAQGGDASVVDDPSQLPDASYKISVPAKADGYVAEIVAEQIGVAAMKLGAGRATKESVIDLAVGVVLHKKVGDAVKKGDALVTIHSNSENVDEVMNVIYDSYTIVSEQVNAPTLIYKEIH; this is translated from the coding sequence ATGAGAGTTGTAGATTTAATTGAAAAAAAGCGAAATGGCTTAGAATTAACAAAAAGTGAAATTGACTTCATTATTTCTGAATATACAAATGGTAACTTGCCTGACTATCAGATGTCCGCACTAGCAATGGCAATTTACTTTCAAGATATGACGCAGGAAGAACGCGTTCATTTAACAACAGCGATGGTAAACTCAGGTGATCAAATTGATCTAAGTGACATTGAAGGTATTAAAGTAGATAAGCACAGTACAGGAGGCGTAGGAGATACAACAACGCTTGTACTTGGTCCACTTGTCGCAGCCGTAGGCGTACCGGTTGCTAAGATGTCAGGTCGCGGTCTTGGTCACACGGGTGGAACAATTGATAAGCTGGAAGCTGTGCCAGGGTTTCACGTTGAAATTACGAATGATGAATTCATTCGCTTGGTAAATACCAATAAACTAGCAGTTATTGGGCAAAGTGGTGACTTAACACCAGCGGATAAAAGCCTATACGCACTACGTGACGTAACGGCAACGGTTGATTCAATTCCACTGATTGCAAGCTCAATTATGAGTAAGAAGATTGCAGCGGGTGCAGATGCAATTTGTTTAGATGTTAAGACTGGAAACGGTGCGTTTATGAAAGACTTAAAAGATGCAGAAGCATTAGCACAAGCAATGGTTGAAATCGGAAAAGGTGTTGGACGAAACACAAAAGCTATCATTTCTGATATGAGTCAACCGCTTGGATTTGCGGTTGGAAACGCGCTAGAAGTGAAAGAAGCAATCGATACGTTAAAAGGAGAAGGGCCGGAGGATTTAACAGAATTATGCTTGACGTTAGGTAGTCATATGGTTATGCTTGCAAAGAAAGCAAGCAGCCTTGAAGAGGCGCGTGCGCTATTAATAGAAGTGATTGATAACGGACAAGCACTTGCAACATTTAAAACATTCCTTGAAGCACAGGGTGGAGATGCATCCGTAGTCGATGATCCATCACAGCTTCCAGATGCTTCTTATAAAATTTCGGTTCCAGCAAAAGCAGATGGCTATGTAGCAGAAATTGTTGCTGAGCAAATCGGCGTAGCAGCAATGAAGCTTGGTGCAGGTCGCGCAACAAAAGAATCAGTCATTGATTTAGCTGTTGGTGTAGTATTGCACAAAAAAGTAGGAGATGCTGTTAAGAAGGGCGATGCGCTTGTAACAATTCATAGCAACTCTGAAAACGTGGATGAAGTAATGAATGTTATTTACGATTCTTATACAATTGTATCTGAACAAGTAAATGCACCAACGCTCATCTATAAAGAAATTCATTAA
- a CDS encoding sugar-binding transcriptional regulator, with translation MESDKLTKVIEAAKMYYLLDYNQNEIAKKLGVSRPTVSRLLQQAKSEGIVQIKIIDSTIDVEELSAQLEKTFKLNKAIVASIPHEDRNLVKEGLGEAAADYLDEVVKDGDIIGVTWGTTLYHVGMKLKKKRVKDVKVVQLKGGVSHSETNTYASEILHLFGNAYSTVPLYLPLPAIVDHVVVKQAMEADRHIKGILELGKKANIAVFTTGPIKTDSLLFQLGYFTEEDLKQLDPHAVGDICSRFFDEHGCICNPSLNERTLGLDLEDLKQKDYSILVAGGAHKVEGIFGAIKGGYVNTLITDPFTAQKLLEKETS, from the coding sequence ATGGAAAGCGACAAGTTAACGAAAGTAATTGAAGCAGCAAAGATGTATTATCTGCTTGACTATAATCAAAATGAAATTGCCAAAAAACTTGGAGTATCAAGACCAACCGTTTCACGCTTACTACAGCAAGCTAAGTCTGAAGGTATTGTACAGATTAAAATTATTGACTCTACGATTGATGTGGAAGAGCTGTCAGCTCAACTTGAAAAAACGTTCAAGTTAAATAAAGCAATTGTTGCTTCTATACCTCATGAAGACCGAAACCTTGTAAAGGAAGGTTTAGGAGAAGCAGCAGCAGATTACTTGGATGAAGTTGTAAAAGATGGGGATATTATTGGCGTAACGTGGGGAACAACACTTTACCATGTAGGAATGAAGCTCAAAAAAAAGCGTGTAAAAGATGTGAAAGTTGTACAACTAAAAGGTGGAGTCAGTCATTCTGAAACCAACACGTATGCCTCTGAAATTCTGCATCTATTCGGAAATGCTTATAGCACCGTTCCTCTGTATTTACCGCTTCCGGCAATTGTTGATCATGTGGTAGTAAAGCAAGCAATGGAAGCTGACCGTCATATAAAAGGAATATTGGAACTTGGTAAAAAAGCAAATATTGCGGTTTTTACAACGGGTCCTATTAAGACAGATTCTTTGTTGTTTCAGCTAGGTTACTTTACAGAAGAAGATTTAAAACAGTTAGATCCACACGCAGTCGGTGATATTTGTTCACGTTTTTTCGATGAACATGGATGCATTTGCAATCCGAGCTTAAATGAACGTACGCTAGGGTTAGATTTAGAAGACCTTAAGCAAAAAGATTATTCCATCCTCGTAGCGGGAGGAGCGCACAAAGTAGAAGGTATTTTTGGTGCGATAAAAGGAGGGTATGTTAATACACTGATCACAGACCCATTCACCGCTCAGAAGCTGCTTGAAAAAGAGACATCATAA
- a CDS encoding DUF1033 family protein: MNEKWKVHKIKTDCEPWLFLDGWEKDIIETIEFDHKKEALEHYTRLIHEHQTGYRHVYMKKLSLFTFWNDCEKEFCEACDDDLQIFHGVLLMKGEDVYDLNENEEGFSFLQMK; encoded by the coding sequence ATGAATGAAAAATGGAAAGTCCATAAAATTAAAACTGACTGTGAACCGTGGCTTTTTCTAGATGGTTGGGAAAAAGACATTATTGAAACAATTGAATTCGACCATAAAAAAGAAGCGCTTGAGCACTATACAAGGCTTATTCATGAACATCAGACGGGTTATCGCCATGTGTATATGAAAAAGCTATCTCTGTTTACCTTTTGGAATGACTGTGAGAAAGAATTTTGTGAAGCGTGTGATGATGATCTTCAAATTTTCCATGGCGTTTTATTAATGAAAGGTGAAGACGTATATGATTTAAATGAAAACGAGGAAGGCTTTTCATTTTTGCAAATGAAATAA
- a CDS encoding dicarboxylate/amino acid:cation symporter, with protein sequence MHALKPYRFPLILLASIFAGGAVGFFVGEKAEVLKPLGDMYLNLMFMVVVPLVFFSIAAAVSNTANMNRFGKIIGSMFGVFILTGIISSLLMLFAVKAFLSVDASPITIEKPGQVEDINIADQFVQAFTTSDFVDLLSREHMLALIVFAVLLGLSATLIGEAGKPFVKVLQSGSQVFMKMVTLVMYVAPIGLFAYFASLVGVFGPELLGTYAKAVAVYYPVALLYFFVGFTFYAFLAGGKEGIVRFWKNILTPAVTALGTGSSVASVPVNLEAARQTGVPKDVRETVIPIGATVHMDGSCLAAILKISFAFTLFDMDFSGIDTFVKAIVVAILCGVVIAGLPSGGAVGEMLILTMFGLPIEALPVMAALGMIVDPPATMVNVTGDNVSSMLVSRIVEGKDWLKKQIDTKRIAS encoded by the coding sequence ATGCACGCGTTAAAACCATATCGCTTTCCGCTCATATTACTAGCATCTATTTTTGCTGGTGGAGCAGTAGGGTTCTTTGTTGGAGAGAAAGCAGAAGTGCTAAAGCCGCTGGGGGACATGTATTTAAACTTAATGTTTATGGTTGTTGTGCCGCTCGTGTTTTTTAGCATTGCAGCTGCCGTATCAAACACTGCGAATATGAACCGCTTTGGAAAAATCATTGGCTCGATGTTTGGCGTTTTTATTTTGACTGGCATTATTTCATCTTTATTAATGCTTTTTGCCGTTAAGGCATTCTTATCAGTTGATGCGTCACCAATTACAATTGAAAAGCCAGGTCAGGTAGAAGATATTAATATTGCTGATCAGTTTGTACAAGCATTTACAACGTCTGACTTTGTGGACTTACTGTCTCGTGAACATATGCTGGCACTTATTGTTTTTGCTGTACTGTTAGGGTTATCAGCAACGTTAATTGGTGAAGCTGGAAAGCCTTTTGTGAAAGTACTACAATCAGGTTCACAGGTGTTCATGAAGATGGTAACGCTTGTGATGTACGTGGCACCAATTGGGCTGTTTGCTTACTTTGCGTCTTTAGTTGGTGTATTTGGTCCTGAGTTATTAGGAACGTATGCAAAAGCAGTAGCCGTGTATTATCCTGTAGCTCTTTTATACTTCTTTGTTGGATTTACGTTCTATGCTTTTTTAGCAGGAGGAAAAGAAGGAATTGTTCGTTTTTGGAAAAATATTTTAACGCCAGCAGTTACGGCTTTAGGAACGGGAAGCAGCGTAGCCAGCGTACCTGTGAACCTAGAGGCAGCTAGACAAACAGGTGTTCCAAAAGATGTGCGAGAAACGGTCATTCCAATTGGAGCAACCGTACATATGGACGGGTCCTGCTTGGCTGCCATCTTAAAGATTTCGTTTGCCTTTACGCTATTTGATATGGATTTCAGCGGCATCGATACGTTTGTGAAAGCTATCGTTGTTGCTATTTTATGCGGTGTTGTCATTGCGGGTCTACCGAGCGGAGGAGCAGTTGGTGAGATGTTAATTTTAACGATGTTTGGCTTGCCAATTGAAGCACTTCCGGTGATGGCGGCGTTAGGCATGATCGTCGATCCACCTGCTACAATGGTGAACGTAACGGGAGATAACGTGTCTTCTATGCTTGTTTCACGCATTGTAGAAGGTAAAGATTGGCTGAAAAAACAAATAGATACAAAGCGAATCGCTTCATAG
- a CDS encoding DUF4181 domain-containing protein: protein MGSEVLIRIIILFIFYFLISQFYLKKRLDIHEKPVTPFTKGRKKIYKVIEGTLFLLTIYLFIVVTLSERSAEVPIWIQVLPIPVCYILVSILRGIEQWLTDKESKSYLHEVLGALFFLALLVIISL from the coding sequence ATGGGTTCTGAGGTTTTAATCCGTATCATTATTCTTTTTATATTTTACTTTTTAATTAGTCAGTTTTATTTAAAGAAACGGCTCGATATTCATGAAAAGCCCGTAACCCCCTTTACTAAAGGTAGGAAAAAAATATACAAAGTGATTGAAGGCACCCTCTTCTTGTTAACTATTTATCTATTTATAGTTGTCACATTGTCAGAGAGAAGTGCTGAGGTCCCAATATGGATTCAAGTACTACCAATACCAGTTTGCTACATTTTGGTTTCAATTTTACGCGGAATTGAACAGTGGCTGACTGATAAAGAGTCAAAGAGCTACTTGCATGAAGTGCTAGGAGCATTATTTTTTCTAGCGCTTCTTGTGATCATATCTCTGTAA
- a CDS encoding YiaA/YiaB family protein has translation MANNHELFTEKRQQDEPKVKVERKEGEPTPAFKGASWGALLIGVVAYLVGLFNATMELNEKGYYFAVLVFGLYSAVSLQKAVRDKEEDIPVTGIYYGISWFALIVSISLMVIGLYNAGSITLSEKGFYGMSFVLSLFAVVTIQKNIRDTQRARERD, from the coding sequence ATGGCGAATAATCATGAATTGTTTACAGAAAAACGACAGCAAGATGAGCCTAAAGTCAAGGTAGAGCGGAAAGAAGGAGAGCCAACGCCAGCTTTTAAAGGTGCATCTTGGGGAGCGCTACTTATCGGAGTTGTTGCATACTTAGTCGGGTTATTTAACGCAACGATGGAGTTAAATGAAAAAGGCTACTATTTTGCTGTTTTAGTATTTGGATTGTATTCAGCAGTATCTCTTCAAAAAGCTGTGCGAGACAAAGAAGAAGATATCCCTGTTACAGGTATTTATTATGGAATTAGCTGGTTTGCACTTATTGTATCGATTTCATTAATGGTTATTGGTTTATACAACGCAGGTAGTATTACGCTAAGCGAAAAAGGCTTCTACGGTATGTCATTTGTGCTGAGCTTATTTGCAGTTGTGACAATTCAAAAGAATATTCGAGATACGCAACGAGCAAGAGAGCGAGATTAA
- a CDS encoding DUF6501 family protein produces the protein MIHLEWNDRPTVKQVKCVHTNAKKYMVENVLTAGKVYDVKNETEEFYFVVDNTGQVGGFYKEYFEA, from the coding sequence ATGATTCATTTAGAGTGGAATGATCGTCCAACCGTTAAACAAGTAAAATGTGTACATACGAATGCGAAAAAGTACATGGTAGAAAACGTACTAACAGCAGGAAAAGTATACGATGTGAAAAATGAAACGGAAGAGTTTTACTTTGTAGTCGACAACACAGGTCAAGTTGGTGGCTTTTACAAAGAATATTTTGAAGCGTAA